A genomic segment from Gadus morhua chromosome 4, gadMor3.0, whole genome shotgun sequence encodes:
- the LOC115541283 gene encoding glycosyltransferase family 92 protein C33H5.2-like isoform X2 has translation MATATALRTTHRSDYFFPYGTGDFLCLIPPGCEPRFVGLLSGDSVDFTNFTLLPVLNRAPVERPRLPLRFTLCIANMFNSYDNVLQFVQAMELYRLLGIQRVIVYKTSCSATMDTVLDYYSRKTGFLQVRPWPIDAFLKPSSSWTPSLGPGQIHYYGQIPSSNDCLYRSMYQSRYVLMHDADEVILPAGNVSFQTLISDLEKAHGEKVNFYFPNNVFPYEEKEENSRFDFPEWRNVPGSNFLGHVLRELDTSGYNTGKLVLDPRGVLQMEVHSVHEHIDGGRTERVGRERGQLYHVRRRKNNQQGALVRDEGLLKVAGALVERVNHALSSMGLLNTTAGPAPTSAHPSPAMAGLR, from the exons ATGGCAACGGCCACGGCGCTGCGCACCACCCACCGATCCGACTACTTCTTCCCATACGGGACGGGAGACTTCCTGTGCCTGATCCCCCCCGGCTGCGAGCCCAG GTTCGTTGGGCTGTTGTCCGGAGACAGCGTGGACTTCACCAACTTCACCCTGCTGCCCGTCCTGAACCGGGCCCCCGTGGAGCGGCCCCGGCTCCCGCTCCGCTTCACTCTGTGCATCGCCAACATGTTCAACAGCTACGACAACGTGCTGCAGTTTGTCCAG GCGATGGAGCTCTACCGACTGCTAGGGATCCAAAGAGTCATCGTCTACAAGACCAGCTGCTCCGCTACCATGGATACGGTGCTTGATTACTACTCCCGCAAG ACGGGCTTCCTGCAGGTGCGGCCCTGGCCAATCGACGCCTTCCTGAAGCCATCCTCCAGCTGGACGCCGTCGCTGGGGCCGGGTCAGATCCACTACTACGGCCAGATCCCCTCCAGCAACGACTGTCTGTACAGGAGCATGTACCAGTCCCGCTACGTCCTCATGCACGACGCCGACGAGGTCATACTGCCCGCAG GCAATGTGTCTTTCCAAACGCTGATCAGTGACCTGGAAAAAGCCCACGGAGAGAAGGTCAACTTCTACTTCCCCAACAACGTTTTCCCTTACGAAGAAAAGGAGGAGAACAGCAG GTTTGACTTTCCAGAGTGGAGGAACGTTCCTGGCTCCAACTTCCTGGGTCATGTTCTGAGGGAGCTAGACACGTCGGGCTACAACACGGGGAAGCTTGTGCTGGACCCCCGCGGCGTCCTACAGATGGAGGTTCACAGCGTCCACGAACACATCGACGGAGGACGCACCGAGCGG GTCGGccgagagcgcggccagctgTACCACGTCCGGCGCAGGAAGAAcaaccagcagggggcgctggtcCGGGACGAGGGGCTGCTGAAGGTGGCCGGGGCCCTGGTGGAGCGGGTCAACCACGCCCTGAGCTCCATGGGTCTCCTCAACACCACCGCTGGCCCCGCTCCAACCTCTGCCCATCCTAGTCCTGCCATGGCAGGACTACGTTGA
- the LOC115541283 gene encoding uncharacterized protein LOC115541283 isoform X1 — translation MSSWRRRKWSFLVLTLLLFSIVMVMISLLQPERANRLKREACGCSVRSDSETFTRVPGSRTLLINAFGEHRTPAASVRLLGIVPGEERSLRSRCVFCCQGDGEMATATALRTTHRSDYFFPYGTGDFLCLIPPGCEPRFVGLLSGDSVDFTNFTLLPVLNRAPVERPRLPLRFTLCIANMFNSYDNVLQFVQAMELYRLLGIQRVIVYKTSCSATMDTVLDYYSRKTGFLQVRPWPIDAFLKPSSSWTPSLGPGQIHYYGQIPSSNDCLYRSMYQSRYVLMHDADEVILPAGNVSFQTLISDLEKAHGEKVNFYFPNNVFPYEEKEENSRFDFPEWRNVPGSNFLGHVLRELDTSGYNTGKLVLDPRGVLQMEVHSVHEHIDGGRTERVGRERGQLYHVRRRKNNQQGALVRDEGLLKVAGALVERVNHALSSMGLLNTTAGPAPTSAHPSPAMAGLR, via the exons ATGTCATCATGGCGGCGGAGGAAATGGTCCTTCCTGGTTCTTACTCTTCTGCTTTTCTCGATCGTAATGGTGATGATCAGTCTCCTGCAGCCGGAGCGGGCGAACCGGCTG AAGCGTGAGGCCTGCGGCTGCAGCGTGCGCTCCGACTCTGAGACCTTCACCCGGGTGCCCGGCTCCAGGACGCTGCTCATCAACGCCTTCGGCGAGCACCGCACGCCCGCGGCGAGCGTCCGCCTGCTGGGCATCGTGCCCGGCGAGGAGCGCTCCCTGCGGAGCCGCTGCGTGTTCTGTTGCCAAGGGGACGGCGAGATGGCAACGGCCACGGCGCTGCGCACCACCCACCGATCCGACTACTTCTTCCCATACGGGACGGGAGACTTCCTGTGCCTGATCCCCCCCGGCTGCGAGCCCAG GTTCGTTGGGCTGTTGTCCGGAGACAGCGTGGACTTCACCAACTTCACCCTGCTGCCCGTCCTGAACCGGGCCCCCGTGGAGCGGCCCCGGCTCCCGCTCCGCTTCACTCTGTGCATCGCCAACATGTTCAACAGCTACGACAACGTGCTGCAGTTTGTCCAG GCGATGGAGCTCTACCGACTGCTAGGGATCCAAAGAGTCATCGTCTACAAGACCAGCTGCTCCGCTACCATGGATACGGTGCTTGATTACTACTCCCGCAAG ACGGGCTTCCTGCAGGTGCGGCCCTGGCCAATCGACGCCTTCCTGAAGCCATCCTCCAGCTGGACGCCGTCGCTGGGGCCGGGTCAGATCCACTACTACGGCCAGATCCCCTCCAGCAACGACTGTCTGTACAGGAGCATGTACCAGTCCCGCTACGTCCTCATGCACGACGCCGACGAGGTCATACTGCCCGCAG GCAATGTGTCTTTCCAAACGCTGATCAGTGACCTGGAAAAAGCCCACGGAGAGAAGGTCAACTTCTACTTCCCCAACAACGTTTTCCCTTACGAAGAAAAGGAGGAGAACAGCAG GTTTGACTTTCCAGAGTGGAGGAACGTTCCTGGCTCCAACTTCCTGGGTCATGTTCTGAGGGAGCTAGACACGTCGGGCTACAACACGGGGAAGCTTGTGCTGGACCCCCGCGGCGTCCTACAGATGGAGGTTCACAGCGTCCACGAACACATCGACGGAGGACGCACCGAGCGG GTCGGccgagagcgcggccagctgTACCACGTCCGGCGCAGGAAGAAcaaccagcagggggcgctggtcCGGGACGAGGGGCTGCTGAAGGTGGCCGGGGCCCTGGTGGAGCGGGTCAACCACGCCCTGAGCTCCATGGGTCTCCTCAACACCACCGCTGGCCCCGCTCCAACCTCTGCCCATCCTAGTCCTGCCATGGCAGGACTACGTTGA